The following are from one region of the Staphylococcus argenteus genome:
- a CDS encoding sterile alpha motif-like domain-containing protein → MSFYEYIQTFKDDKTPLGELAIWIKEDESFPKQEKLTENILSYFHQTSNLDHEFLEIVKRSLSLYDQLKS, encoded by the coding sequence ATGAGCTTTTACGAATATATACAAACTTTTAAAGATGATAAAACACCATTAGGCGAATTAGCGATTTGGATAAAAGAAGATGAATCATTTCCAAAACAAGAAAAGCTAACAGAAAATATTTTGTCTTATTTTCATCAAACGTCCAATTTAGATCATGAGTTTTTAGAAATTGTTAAAAGATCTCTTTCTCTGTATGATCAATTAAAATCATAA
- the lqo gene encoding L-lactate dehydrogenase (quinone) gives MAKSNSKDIVLIGAGVLSTTFGSMLKEIEPDWNIHVYERLDRPAIESSNERNNAGTGHAALCELNYTVLQPDGSIDIEKAKVINEEFEISKQFWGHLVKSGSIENPREFINPLPHISYVRGKNNVKFLKDRYEAMKAFPMFDNIEYTEDIEVMKKWIPLMMKGREDNPGIMAASKIDEGTDVNFGELTRKMAKSIEKHPNATVQFNHEVVDFEQLSNGQWEVTVKNRLTGDKFKQVTDYVFIGAGGGAIPLLQKTGIPESKHLGGFPISGQFLACTNPQVIEQHDAKVYGKEPPGTPPMTVPHLDTRYIDGQRTLLFGPFANVGPKFLKNGSNLDLFKSVKTYNITTLLAAAVKNLPLIKYSFDQVIMTKEGCMNHLRTFYPEARNEDWQLYTAGKRVQVIKDTPEHGKGFIQFGTEVVNSQDHTVIALLGESPGASTSVSVALEVLERNFPEYKTEWAPKIKKMIPSYGESLIEDEKLMRKIRKQTSKDLELGYYEN, from the coding sequence ATGGCTAAGTCTAATAGTAAAGACATCGTTTTAATTGGAGCCGGTGTACTTAGCACAACATTCGGTTCAATGTTAAAAGAAATTGAGCCAGACTGGAATATCCACGTTTACGAACGCTTGGATCGTCCTGCAATCGAAAGTTCAAACGAAAGAAATAATGCTGGTACGGGTCATGCAGCATTATGTGAATTGAACTACACTGTTTTACAACCTGATGGTTCTATCGACATCGAAAAAGCTAAAGTGATTAACGAAGAGTTTGAGATTTCAAAACAATTCTGGGGTCACTTAGTAAAAAGCGGTAGCATCGAGAACCCAAGAGAATTTATCAATCCATTACCACATATCAGTTATGTTAGAGGTAAAAACAATGTTAAATTCTTAAAAGATCGTTACGAAGCGATGAAAGCATTCCCTATGTTCGATAATATCGAATATACAGAAGACATCGAAGTAATGAAAAAATGGATTCCATTGATGATGAAAGGCCGTGAAGATAATCCTGGTATTATGGCGGCAAGTAAAATTGACGAAGGTACAGATGTAAACTTCGGTGAATTAACACGTAAAATGGCTAAAAGCATTGAAAAGCATCCAAATGCAACAGTGCAATTTAACCATGAAGTTGTTGATTTCGAACAATTATCAAATGGACAATGGGAAGTTACTGTTAAAAATCGCCTAACTGGTGACAAATTCAAACAAGTAACTGACTACGTATTCATCGGTGCTGGCGGTGGAGCGATTCCATTATTACAAAAAACAGGTATCCCTGAAAGTAAACATTTAGGTGGATTCCCTATCAGTGGACAATTCTTAGCTTGTACAAACCCACAAGTTATTGAACAACACGATGCCAAAGTTTATGGTAAAGAGCCACCTGGTACACCACCAATGACAGTACCTCACTTAGATACGCGTTACATTGATGGTCAAAGAACATTGCTATTTGGACCATTTGCCAATGTTGGACCTAAATTCTTGAAAAACGGTTCTAACTTAGATTTATTCAAATCTGTTAAAACATACAACATTACAACTTTATTAGCAGCAGCAGTTAAAAACTTACCTTTAATTAAATATTCATTTGACCAAGTGATTATGACAAAAGAAGGTTGTATGAACCACTTACGTACATTCTACCCAGAAGCACGTAATGAAGATTGGCAATTATACACTGCTGGTAAACGTGTTCAAGTTATCAAGGATACTCCTGAACACGGTAAAGGATTCATTCAATTCGGTACAGAAGTGGTTAACTCACAAGACCATACTGTAATCGCATTATTAGGTGAATCACCTGGGGCTTCAACTTCAGTTTCAGTTGCGTTAGAAGTATTAGAACGTAACTTCCCTGAATACAAAACTGAATGGGCACCTAAAATTAAGAAAATGATTCCATCATACGGTGAATCATTAATTGAAGACGAAAAATTAATGAGAAAAATCCGTAAACAAACTTCAAAAGACTTAGAATTAGGTTATTACGAAAACTAA
- a CDS encoding antibiotic biosynthesis monooxygenase family protein, whose product MKLYDAYRAYLIEELDDGITIQKNNDIAYYDVLEEINDLSNDTLCVLNHLYINKGQEDAFEQKFLQRTKHLQHVNGFKALRFLRPRMAGRHYIIITLWKDRQSFYNWQNSTEYQQTHKHRGTSKGADVKIVNRELSYNIRIELAESI is encoded by the coding sequence ATGAAATTATATGACGCATATAGAGCGTATTTAATAGAAGAATTGGATGACGGTATTACAATACAAAAAAATAATGACATAGCCTATTATGATGTCTTGGAGGAAATCAATGATTTATCAAATGATACGTTATGCGTATTAAATCATCTATATATTAACAAAGGTCAAGAAGATGCATTTGAACAAAAATTTTTACAACGTACTAAACATTTGCAACATGTTAATGGATTTAAAGCGTTACGGTTTTTAAGGCCAAGAATGGCTGGTCGACATTATATTATTATTACGCTTTGGAAAGATAGACAATCATTTTATAATTGGCAAAATTCAACCGAGTATCAACAGACGCACAAGCATCGTGGAACGTCAAAAGGTGCTGATGTTAAGATAGTTAATCGTGAATTATCTTACAATATTCGCATTGAATTAGCTGAAAGTATTTAA
- the mbcS gene encoding acyl-CoA synthetase MbcS, translated as MQKSDLFAPEKYNIISEIEKYSHIPDKKAILYHNTEGEDITVTYQQLIEQANKVGNVLASHGLSKGDKVLIMMPRSIATYELYIAALKLGVAIIPCSEMLRTKDLQYRITHGEINAVIALEPFTVEFEKIKEYETLTKFAIAGQKDGWISLESEKENASNQLEIADTTRDDTAILSYTSGTTGNPKAVTHCHGWGFAHLQMAPKHWLCINEDDLVWATAAPGWQKWVWSPFLSVLGSGATAFVFNGRFSPETYLELLQKYQINVLCCTPTEYRMMAKLQNLNDYDLTHLHSAVSAGEPLNREVVEQFKKHFDLTVRDGYGQTESTLLIGFLKDTPQRSGSMGKGIPGSFVTVVDDEGNDVPANTKGNIAVPLDLPALFKGYYKEPERTAKAQAGKYYITGDLAHVDDDGYFWFEGRRDDIIISSGYTIGPFEVEDALTNHPAVKECAVVAKPHDIRGNIVKAFVILQNHVTGDDALIKELQQFVKNEVAPYKYPREIEFVDDLPKTNSGKIRRVELRDAEIKKWQQQKDSK; from the coding sequence ATGCAAAAGTCAGATTTATTTGCGCCGGAGAAATATAATATTATTTCAGAAATCGAAAAATACAGTCATATACCTGATAAAAAAGCCATTCTTTATCATAATACTGAAGGCGAAGATATAACGGTAACTTACCAGCAATTAATTGAACAAGCCAATAAAGTAGGAAATGTACTTGCATCTCATGGTTTATCGAAAGGCGATAAAGTATTAATCATGATGCCACGTTCTATAGCAACGTATGAATTATATATTGCTGCTTTAAAATTAGGCGTTGCAATCATTCCATGTTCTGAAATGTTAAGAACCAAAGATTTACAATACCGTATTACACACGGTGAAATTAATGCAGTCATTGCATTAGAACCTTTTACGGTTGAATTTGAAAAAATTAAAGAATATGAGACGTTAACTAAATTTGCTATCGCTGGTCAAAAAGATGGCTGGATTTCACTCGAATCTGAGAAGGAAAATGCAAGTAATCAATTAGAAATAGCTGATACGACGCGAGACGATACAGCAATTTTATCTTATACCTCTGGCACAACTGGAAATCCTAAAGCAGTGACACATTGTCATGGATGGGGATTTGCACACTTACAAATGGCGCCCAAACATTGGCTATGTATTAATGAAGATGATTTAGTATGGGCTACAGCAGCACCAGGATGGCAAAAATGGGTTTGGAGTCCATTTTTATCTGTGTTAGGTTCTGGGGCAACAGCTTTTGTTTTCAATGGAAGATTTAGTCCTGAAACATATTTAGAATTGCTTCAAAAATATCAAATTAACGTATTATGTTGCACACCGACGGAGTATCGTATGATGGCAAAGCTACAGAATTTAAATGACTATGATTTAACACATTTACATAGTGCAGTTTCTGCAGGTGAACCGCTAAATAGAGAAGTAGTAGAACAATTTAAGAAACATTTTGATTTAACCGTAAGGGATGGTTATGGTCAAACAGAAAGTACATTGTTAATCGGTTTTTTAAAAGATACACCACAAAGAAGCGGATCGATGGGGAAAGGCATTCCAGGGAGTTTTGTAACAGTAGTAGACGATGAAGGTAATGATGTTCCAGCTAATACGAAGGGGAATATTGCAGTCCCACTTGATTTGCCTGCACTTTTCAAAGGCTATTACAAAGAGCCAGAGCGCACAGCGAAAGCACAAGCGGGGAAATACTATATAACAGGTGATTTAGCTCATGTAGATGATGATGGCTATTTCTGGTTTGAAGGTCGTCGAGATGACATTATCATCAGTTCAGGCTATACAATTGGGCCTTTTGAAGTTGAAGATGCTTTAACCAACCATCCTGCTGTAAAAGAATGCGCAGTAGTAGCTAAACCACATGATATTCGTGGTAATATCGTTAAAGCATTTGTTATTTTACAGAATCATGTTACAGGTGATGATGCACTCATTAAAGAGTTACAACAATTCGTAAAAAATGAAGTAGCACCATATAAATATCCAAGAGAAATCGAATTCGTTGACGATTTACCAAAAACAAATTCAGGTAAAATTCGTCGTGTTGAGCTACGAGATGCTGAAATAAAAAAATGGCAACAACAAAAAGATAGCAAATAA